TGCACCTGCTTCATCATCTGCTTCATCAACTGAATTATTAAAATTCAATCTACCAAAAGAAAGTGAAGTATCTATTTTTGTTTGTGAATATTTACCAAGAATAAGATGGTTTTTTGAATAATCAACTCCAAATTTAGAAACTACTGTATTCTTTTTTACATTTGATGAAGTAGCTCTAATCTCATCATTCATTTTATTATATGATGTTTTTAAGTATGTATTTAAATTCTCACCGTTTGAGCGAAGAACTGGATAAGTAAATAAAGCTACAAAACTATCAGCACTTCCTAAAGCATCAAGATTTTTATATTTGTCTCCTAACTCATAAGTAGTTTTAGAGTAACTTACTTCTCCCCTCAATCCGTTTTCATATATGGGAAAGCCATAACCTACTCTTCCATTTAATAAACCCATATTTTCAGAACTCAAAGCAGACAAAGAGATTTTATCGCCTATTTTAAAAGGAGAATTGATATCAACTCCTGCCATAAATCTGTATTTACCTGTATAATCTGAACCATAATTATCCCCAATAACATAACCATTATATGGTTCAGTGGCTTGTGTCCCTATTATAAAATCACTAGAACCAACCTCTTTTCCAGCAGCAATTTTTGTACTACTTACTTTTACCCCAGGAGTATCATTGATTAAAAGCAATGCTCTTTGTAAGTCTTTTATAGCTATTGCTTCTTTGTTTTTTGCAGTATCAAGTTTGGCTTGCAAGATAGAATCTTTGACTAATGAACTATTTTCTAGTTTAAACTCTCCATAGCTCCCTTCGATAATTGCTATTTTAAGTACTCCATCTTGTGCTTGTAAATCTTGAGTAGGTATATAAGCTCTTGCTACAAAATACCCCTCATCTCTATATGCTTTTGTAATAAGAGCTACTATCTCTTGTATCTCTTTAAAGTTTAACTCTTTTGATTCATAAGGTTTTAAAATAGTTTGTAGCTTTTTGGTACCGATTTGAGTATTTCCACTTATAGAATAACTTTTAATAAATACTTTTTTACCATCTTCAAAACTTTTTTTATACTCATCACTCTCTTGTTGTAAAGGAGGTAGAACCTCTTTTTTCTTTTCCATCTTTGGTGGTTTTACCTCATTTAAGAAGTCACCGATATTTGGTATAGGTGCTGAATACAGACTTAATGTTGTTGCTAATAGTATTGATGTTTTTTTCATTTTTATTTCCTTTTATATTTTTCTTTTTAGATTAACTTTCTTTCTTTTTATCATTATCATCATTGTTATTATTCTCTAAATTAAGCTCTTGTTTACTTCCATAAGGAAGATTGATACCACCATTGAGTACTTGCATTACAATTCCAGGAATGAGTGCAAGTTCATTGGTATTGAGCTGTTGTAAGATGGTTTGTATATCTATTCCACTTTTTAGTAAAGTATCTATATCTTTATTTGTAAATATTGTTTTATTAATTATTGGAGTAATTATTTTACTTAAATCAGGTGTTGTTGTTTTAGCAATTTGAGTTGGAGTAACTGGAACTGAAGGGGGAGCTTTATAAATTTTCCAAACACTACTACCCCCGCCATTAAAAGCACTTAATACAGGATATTTATAACTACTTGAAATCGTTGAATCTTCTATAATATCAAAGCCTGCGTAAGTTGCTTTATCAAAAGCATCTTTCGTATTGGTTGAGCTGTAGATTCCTGTAGCACCAGCTGAACCACCGTTTGTTTGTCCTGTGGTATCTATATCCCAATATGAGTTTGTGATACTTGAGTCAAAAGTATCTCCAACTACTCCTCCAACAAACTTATTTCCACTTACAGCTCCTGTAGCATATGAGTTTGTGATAACAACTCCATTAACAATATTCCCTACTAATCCTCCAATAAAATAATCTCCATCTACATTTGTATTTGTGTAAGAATTATTAATTGTACCATTTTCAGCATATCCTATCAATCCACCATTTCGACTATTAATCCCTATTACGCTCCCCGTTGTATAAGCATTATTTACAGTAAAAGAGTTAGCATAACCAACTAGTCCACCAACTCTAGTACCTCCCTTTATATCTACATTTGTAAGTCCAATATTAGAAATATTTACTCCATTAGCATATCCAAAAAGACCTATCCTAGATTCACTATCTCTATTGATATAAAGACCATCTATAACATGCCCTTGACCATCAAAGTTTCCTTGAAATGATGTAGTACTATCTCCTATAGAATCAAACCCTTTAGAGCTCCACATATCGCCTGTGTATTTTATATTATTTGCTAGAACATAATCAGCTGTTAAATCCATAGCCATAAGTTGGAGTTGATGGTCATTTGTGATAGTAGTAGAGTATTCACTTCTTAAAAAAGGTCTTGTCTCCCCCTCTATCATAAACCAAGTGTTTGTAAAGTCAAAGCCTACATAAGTTGCTTCATCAAAAGCATTTTTCGTATTTGTTGAGCTGTAGATTCCTGTAGCCCCAGCTGAACTTCCAAGTCCTACTCCATTTGTTTGACCTGTGGTGTCTATATCCCAGTATGAGTTTATGATGGTTGAATATTCATTAAATCCAACTAATCCTCCACCATGAGTATTTCCACTTACATTTCCTGTAGCATAAGAGTTTGTGATTTGAGAACTAGAACTATTTTTTCCAACTAATCCTCCAACAGTATTATCACCACTTACCTTTCCTGTAGCATATGAGTTTGTGATGCTTGAATATTTATTGAGTCCAACTAATCCACCAACAGTATCATCACCACTTACATTTCCTGTAGCATAAGAGTTTGTGATGGTTGAATGATCGTTATATCCAACTAATCCTCCAACAACATATCGACCTGCAATATCTATATTGATAAGTCCTACATTTGATATAGTTGTACCATATGTATAACCAAACAACCCTACATAATTTTCACCACCTCTATTGATATACAAGCCATCTATAACATAACCCTTACCATCAAAGATTCCTGTAAATATTGTATCTATATTATATGTAGAGTAGTTATTTCCTATTTGTTTAAATCCAGCTCCACTATTCCAAGTTCTAGTATCACTGGCATCTATGTTTGAACCTAATTCATATCTACCATTTAAAGCTTGACTTATCCATTGGAGTTGATTGATATTATTGATTATTACTTTTCCAGTTGTTGGGTCAAACTTTATTGCTGCATTTCTATTAACTGCATTAAAGTAAACTCCACCATAAGTGTTGTTAGTATTTTCAATCGTTGCATTTACATATATCTCATCTGCTGCATTTAAAGTAAGTTTACTTTGGCTAGACCAAGTGATATCACTATTTACATAAATATCACCATCTGTTGTATCTCCATCTGTACTTGTTTCATGAGATGAAGTATCTACTGTAGAAGAAGATGTCTCTGTTTCAATTGTAACATCACCACTTGCAAGTTGAGTCTCAATAGCACTTGCTAAACTTGCATCTATAGTTACATCTACAGGATCAATAAGCCATTCTCCTGCTTCTATCTTTGCACCATTAAAATTAAAGATTTCTCCTGAAGTCTCTACAAACCCATCTTTAGCTTTTATAGTTCCAGCTATATTTGCAGTTCCTCCATGGGCATATAGTTCCACATGTCCGTTTATACCATCTAGTGAGTTAGCTTCTATGATCCCTGTATTATTTACTACTCCTCTTAGAAGTTCATCTACTGCATGGGTAGTTAGATATACTTCTCCACCATCTGCTAGAATAGTTCCTGAGTTTTCAACTAAGGCATCTAAAGTTCCTTTATCTACAGACAAGTCTATTAAAGAGTTACCATTTAGATTTATTGTATATTCATCAGCTGATGTAAGTTGTACTCTTCCTTTTATAGCTTCTATAGTTCCACTATTTTTAGCTTCATTAGAAGCAAAGATTACATAACCATTATTTTTAACTTTTATAGTACCTTGGTTGATAATAGATTCTGTTGAATCTCCTGTAAAAGTATAGTTTCCATTTTGAAAGTTAGTATCTGAGATATCTTTAGTTGTAGCTAATAAGCCTGCAGTGTTTATACTTGCATTTTTACCAAAGAGTACTCCATTTGAATTAAGTATCCAAACTTGACCATTGGCATTTAAAGCTCCATCTATAATACTTCTTTCATTTCCTATTACTCTATTGAGAGTTATACTATTTACATTTGGTTGATTGAAGTTTACTGTTTCATGTGAGGCTATATTAAACTTATTCCAGTTTATACTAGCCTTTTGTGTGGATTGGTTTATATTGGTTGTATTTCCACTTTGGGAAATAGTTGCAGACCCTGAAGTAACTGTACCACCACTTGGAGCTGCAAAGCTTAGAGTTACACCTCCTAATAAAGCACTTACTACTAAGCTTATCTTTCCACCTTTTAGAATACGGAATCTATTTGAATAGTTATGATTTGATTTCATGATATAATCCTTGAATAAGAAGAAGCTGGACTCTTCTCTCTTTTATTCAAGTATTATATTTAGCTATCGTTATATTCACCGTTACTTTTTTCTTTTCTTAAAATTTCTAATGAATTCTTTGCTTTTTTATTATCAGGGTCAAGTTCAAGAATTTTTTTAAAGTTCTTTTCTGCTTTTTTAAAATCACCTTTTTTGTAGTAAATGAAGCCTAAAGATTCATAACTTTGTAATATTGAAGCATCATTTTTAATAACATTATAAAGTATCTCTTCAGCTTCATCATATCTGCCTAAGTCTCCCAAAGCTATCGCCATATTAAAAGTAGCTGGAAGGTAGTCACTTTGTATCTCTAAGGCTTTTTTAAAATAGATAATTGCTTCTTCCTTTTTATTTTCATTAAACAAATCTATCCCTTTTTCAAAGTGAGGAGCTGCTTGTTCTAGTTTCGTTTCTGGCATCTTTATTTGCTCACAATCTTCAGGGGATATCATGTAGTTTTCTTTTGATTGTTCACTATCAAAATTTAACATCTCTACTTTTTTATGTGGAAGAACTGTTATAGCAAATACTTCATCAAGTCCACTTGTAAACTCTACAAATGAGATGATTTGTCCTGTTTTTATATTGACTATCCATACTCCACTGACCCTTTTAGGAAGTTTTGTGATTTCAAGCCCTGAAAAGGTTGCACTTTCTCGCACCTTTGAAACTCCAATAAAAGCAAAATCTCCAACTATATCAAGACCTCTTGTAAAACCTGGAACTTTTGCTATTTGGGTAAGTCTTTTCTTTTTAAAATCAAAATGACTAATAGCTCCTTTTCCTGATTCTAAAATATACAGTGTATTTTCATGCCATCGAGGGGAATGAGGCATAGAAAGTCCTTCTATTAAAATTTCATTGGTTTTTATATCCATCAGTAATCCACCATTTGCCTTATTGGCTCTCCAGCCCAATGGTTCATCAGTAAGTCCAAGCATTGTAACATACCTTGGTTCCCCATCTCTTGTACAAAAACCATTTAAATGGCATTTATCAACAGGTTGTAAAAGTGAGATGAAATCTGGTTTCCAAATAGGTTTAAAACTATTATCAGGTTCTTTGATACAAAGGCAAGAGAATTTTGTATTGATAAAATAAAGTTGATCTTTGCAATACTCCATCTCATGAATATCTATATCTCCCGTAAAGTGGATATTTTGTGGCATATAGCAGGCATCAAAATTACCTTCAATATTTTGTGCAACACCTGTGTAGTTGCTGAACTGATATATTCCATGCCCTAAACCAGCAAAGAGCTTTCCATCTTTTTTACACATCCCCATAGGTCTTGGAAACTCTTTATATCGTATATCAAATTGGTCATTTTCTTGACCTATTATCATTATTTTATTTGTTTGATAAGTTGAAAGTAAAATAGTTGTGTTAGTTTCTTTAAAAAATTTTACAATATTTTGTGAATAGGTAAAGTCTATTTTTTGTTGCATAATCTGTTTATCATTGTTATTCATTCTTTTAAATCCTTTAAATAATTGAATCTTTTTAAATAGCTAATCACTTCTTCACTGGCTTGTTCTATTGTTAACTCATTAGTTTTTAAGTGTATCTCTGAATTTATAGGTACTTCATAAGGACTATCTATCCCAGTAAAATCTTTAATCTTTCCCTCTTTAACTTTTTTATATAATCCCTTAGGATCCCTTTGTTCACATATTTCTAGTGAAGTATCTATAAAAATTTCTATAAATTCATCTTCTTTCACCAACTTTCTTGCCAATTCTCTATCTCTTTGAAAAGGAGAAATAAATGCAGTAAGTACAATACTTCCACTATCAACAAAAAGTTTTGCAACTTCACTTATTCTTCTAATATTTTCCGTTCTGTCTTTTTTACTAAAGCCTAAATCTCTATTTAATCCATGTCTTATATTATCACCATCAAGAAGATATGTTTTTATACCCATTTTATAAAGCTTTACTTCAAGTACATTTGCAATTGTAGATTTACCACTTCCACTAAGTCCAGTAAACCACAATATACATGGCTTTTGAGAAAGTTGTTTAACTCTATCTTCTTTTGTAATATGACTATCGTACCAGATTATATTATTTGTCATTAATTCTGATTCAAGTTGTTTTAAAGGTTTTATTTTTTGTTCACTATTTTTCAAGAATACTATCCTTTAAAAATTCCTTATATGATTTTTCCCAACCTTTTGAATGGCTTGCATCATAAATTTTATATTTTATATTTGTTTTATTATGAAATTTACTTTTATATGAGAAAAAAATCTCTTTAGGGATTATCCTATCATTTTTTCCTATGAGATGATACTGCTTTATATTCTCAAGTTTTGAAGTATAATCAATGGGATTTAATGAACCATTAAGTGGATAAATATTATGAATATCCACCCATTTTGTAGGATTTAAATTCCCAGCTATTGTGATAAGTTTATTTATATCATCTCGTTTTGTAGCTATAAGTGTAACTATAGCTCCGCCACCAGAATATCCAATAAGTGTAAAAGAAGTATTATCATATTTTAATTTGACATTATTAAGTACTTCATCATAACTTTGTATTACTATGTTGCTAAACCTATGACTTGTCCAGTATTTATTATCACAATTTTTTTTAGTAAGATATTGGCAAGGACGAGCAAGATATATTTTACAAGAAGAATTATCCATATTCATCAGTTTTAGTCCAAGAGGATTTATAGGTGTTGGATTTTTAGAAATTCTATTTCTACTTATCCAAGCTAAGCCATCCCCTTCTATGTAGACTTTTATATTTTTGCACTCTTTAATATTTGTTTGTAATGAAAAAATATCAAATTCTTTTGTACTGTATATTTGTTCTTTCAGATTATATTTATTTCCAAGAGATAAAGCAGTTGCTTTTCTCTCTTGAGGTGTTGGTACATTTTGTGAGCAACCTACGATAAAAAAAGTTAAAAAAAATAGATTTGTAAAAAGTTTCATAATATATTATAGTCTAAATCCATTTTAAAACTTCAATACATACTTTGCTGAAAAGGTATTGTTTGTAAAATCACTTCCTTGACCTTGCCTATTGTAAGAAAAGTTAATATTTGAAGTGTCATTGATATCCATTTCATATCCAACTCCTAAGTCATAAGACCATCTTCCATTATCTATTCCTGTTGTATCAAAGCTTACTCCTGTTGCACCTTGATAAGATGCTGTTACACTTTGTTGTCTATCATGTAAATTATATCCAATATTTACACTTCCAACTATTCTTGAATCATTATTAAGTTTATAATTTGCAAGAGTTCCTACTCCTAAAAGTAGTTCAGTAGAGGTAAACTTTTTAATAGCAAGATTTAAAGCACCTGCTCCTGTTTCACTATATGATGGATTTGTAAAGTGTCTATAAGTTGTGCTTATCATTGGTTGTAAAAGCAAGTCATCATTGATTTTATAATCTCTTACTAGTTTTAAATCTAGTGATGCTGTTTTTGATGTATATTTAGATCTTGCAGTATCTCCTGTAAAAATACTTCTCTCACCATTCGTTTTTTGCCAAGAATAACCCACTTGATAAAGAAGATTTGTTTTTTCATCTAGTACAGGTACATTTCCATATACCAGTGTTGTAAATACATCTAAATCAGATTTTTGAGAAACATTATTCACATCGACATTAGCATTAGTATAAAAAAATCCAAATCCAAGTGTTTGGTTTGGTTTATATTCTCCATCTATACCCACACCTATACCATGTGCTTTTAAATCAAATCCATTTAATCCATCTTTATCATTTTGAGAACCAAATGACCCAAATGGTTTTATCCAAACAGATTTTTGGCTAAACATTTCATCCCCTGAATTTAATCCACCCATAGTGATATTTTGCCTTTGGTCTACGATACCTGTTATTGTATTTGATATTTGTCCTACTGCACCTACGGTTGAACCTGCATTTTGTGGTGTAGTTGACTCTACTGCGTTGGCTACTTCTTTGTTTGTTGAAAGTTTATTAAGTGCTGTAAACACTTGTGACATTGCTGTATTTGTACCTGCATTTTGAATAGTTTGTAAGGCAGATGCTGCTGCTTTTGTTGTACTATTTCCTCCTCCTGTTGATGTTGCATTAAGAAGTGTTGTTCCTTCAACTACATTTAAATCTAGCGTTTCTCCATCTTTTACATATTCAAAATTTAAAAGAGCTGAATTATCTGTAACATTTAGTGTACCATCTAGTGTTAAACTATTGGATGCAGTTACAATATCATCAAGCTTTTGTCCTATCAATAGTTCACTATTTGTAGAAGAACTCAATACATTGACATCTATTGTACTTCCATCTTCAAAGGTTGCATCGTCTGTACTTAACTGAGAATAAGTTGTTGTTGAACCATCTGTGAAAAGACCTATTTGTAGTTTTCCTGTTTGTGTTTGAGTAAAGTCACTTATCTTAGCACTGTCAGTTCCTGTTGCATTATATGGCAAAGAGATAAGACCTTTATTTGTAAACTTTAGACCTTCTATTTGTATATTTCCATAGAGTTTTCCACTAGTATCATTAAGAGCAGTTGATGTAGAACTACTATCGAATAAAGATAAAGAATATGCGTTAGCATCTGCTTTACCGTTTATTGTTGCCATGATGGTTCCAGAATTTATGATAGAACTTTCATATTTACTATCACTTTCAATACCAACATTCCTACTAGAAGTATCGACTGTTATACTTCCAGTATTTTCGATGCTACCATAATAGTTATTCGTATTATAAATACCTGCTGCATATGTACCAGTTGCCGTGATAGTTCCAGAATTTACGATGTTACCATAATAGTTATCCATATTAGAAATACCTGATGCATATTTACCAGTTGCCGTGATAGTTCCAGAATTTACGATGCTACCATAATTGTTATCCATATTAAAAATACCTGATGCATGTTTACCAGTTGCCGTGATAGTTCCAGAATTTTCGATGGTATCACTATTCTCATTAGTGTAAATACCCGTAGCATCTCCATTTCTTGATTTAGAGGTAATTCGTCCAGAGTTTAAGATATTACCTTCATTTAATCCATCTACCTGAATAGCTGTAACATCAAGGTCTCTTTCTATCTCTATTATTCCTGCATTAGATATAAAGTGTTCTTCATTTATCTGCCCGCTATCATTTGCTATAACTGCAAACTCTGTGTCATCTACAATTGTAATAGACCCAGTGGAGGTTATATCTATATCTGTAGTTGATAAATCATGCGACTGTG
This portion of the Arcobacter nitrofigilis DSM 7299 genome encodes:
- a CDS encoding ShlB/FhaC/HecB family hemolysin secretion/activation protein is translated as MKKTSILLATTLSLYSAPIPNIGDFLNEVKPPKMEKKKEVLPPLQQESDEYKKSFEDGKKVFIKSYSISGNTQIGTKKLQTILKPYESKELNFKEIQEIVALITKAYRDEGYFVARAYIPTQDLQAQDGVLKIAIIEGSYGEFKLENSSLVKDSILQAKLDTAKNKEAIAIKDLQRALLLINDTPGVKVSSTKIAAGKEVGSSDFIIGTQATEPYNGYVIGDNYGSDYTGKYRFMAGVDINSPFKIGDKISLSALSSENMGLLNGRVGYGFPIYENGLRGEVSYSKTTYELGDKYKNLDALGSADSFVALFTYPVLRSNGENLNTYLKTSYNKMNDEIRATSSNVKKNTVVSKFGVDYSKNHLILGKYSQTKIDTSLSFGRLNFNNSVDEADDEAGANTNGNFSKINIELENNTLLNEKINWKNKLQLQYALGNKNLDGSEDLSLGGINGVKFYPSGEESAENGYIYSTELTYTLPSFNELNSKIGIFYDVGRVYMSRNVTNDKSRTLQDIGLSYSAFYKRFFMNTNLSHKLGAAKVTSRDDYSTRFMLQLGMTF
- a CDS encoding two-partner secretion domain-containing protein, with translation MKSNHNYSNRFRILKGGKISLVVSALLGGVTLSFAAPSGGTVTSGSATISQSGNTTNINQSTQKASINWNKFNIASHETVNFNQPNVNSITLNRVIGNERSIIDGALNANGQVWILNSNGVLFGKNASINTAGLLATTKDISDTNFQNGNYTFTGDSTESIINQGTIKVKNNGYVIFASNEAKNSGTIEAIKGRVQLTSADEYTINLNGNSLIDLSVDKGTLDALVENSGTILADGGEVYLTTHAVDELLRGVVNNTGIIEANSLDGINGHVELYAHGGTANIAGTIKAKDGFVETSGEIFNFNGAKIEAGEWLIDPVDVTIDASLASAIETQLASGDVTIETETSSSTVDTSSHETSTDGDTTDGDIYVNSDITWSSQSKLTLNAADEIYVNATIENTNNTYGGVYFNAVNRNAAIKFDPTTGKVIINNINQLQWISQALNGRYELGSNIDASDTRTWNSGAGFKQIGNNYSTYNIDTIFTGIFDGKGYVIDGLYINRGGENYVGLFGYTYGTTISNVGLINIDIAGRYVVGGLVGYNDHSTITNSYATGNVSGDDTVGGLVGLNKYSSITNSYATGKVSGDNTVGGLVGKNSSSSQITNSYATGNVSGNTHGGGLVGFNEYSTIINSYWDIDTTGQTNGVGLGSSAGATGIYSSTNTKNAFDEATYVGFDFTNTWFMIEGETRPFLRSEYSTTITNDHQLQLMAMDLTADYVLANNIKYTGDMWSSKGFDSIGDSTTSFQGNFDGQGHVIDGLYINRDSESRIGLFGYANGVNISNIGLTNVDIKGGTRVGGLVGYANSFTVNNAYTTGSVIGINSRNGGLIGYAENGTINNSYTNTNVDGDYFIGGLVGNIVNGVVITNSYATGAVSGNKFVGGVVGDTFDSSITNSYWDIDTTGQTNGGSAGATGIYSSTNTKDAFDKATYAGFDIIEDSTISSSYKYPVLSAFNGGGSSVWKIYKAPPSVPVTPTQIAKTTTPDLSKIITPIINKTIFTNKDIDTLLKSGIDIQTILQQLNTNELALIPGIVMQVLNGGINLPYGSKQELNLENNNNDDNDKKKES
- a CDS encoding TIGR03032 family protein; the protein is MNNNDKQIMQQKIDFTYSQNIVKFFKETNTTILLSTYQTNKIMIIGQENDQFDIRYKEFPRPMGMCKKDGKLFAGLGHGIYQFSNYTGVAQNIEGNFDACYMPQNIHFTGDIDIHEMEYCKDQLYFINTKFSCLCIKEPDNSFKPIWKPDFISLLQPVDKCHLNGFCTRDGEPRYVTMLGLTDEPLGWRANKANGGLLMDIKTNEILIEGLSMPHSPRWHENTLYILESGKGAISHFDFKKKRLTQIAKVPGFTRGLDIVGDFAFIGVSKVRESATFSGLEITKLPKRVSGVWIVNIKTGQIISFVEFTSGLDEVFAITVLPHKKVEMLNFDSEQSKENYMISPEDCEQIKMPETKLEQAAPHFEKGIDLFNENKKEEAIIYFKKALEIQSDYLPATFNMAIALGDLGRYDEAEEILYNVIKNDASILQSYESLGFIYYKKGDFKKAEKNFKKILELDPDNKKAKNSLEILRKEKSNGEYNDS
- the cysC gene encoding adenylyl-sulfate kinase — protein: MTNNIIWYDSHITKEDRVKQLSQKPCILWFTGLSGSGKSTIANVLEVKLYKMGIKTYLLDGDNIRHGLNRDLGFSKKDRTENIRRISEVAKLFVDSGSIVLTAFISPFQRDRELARKLVKEDEFIEIFIDTSLEICEQRDPKGLYKKVKEGKIKDFTGIDSPYEVPINSEIHLKTNELTIEQASEEVISYLKRFNYLKDLKE
- a CDS encoding alpha/beta hydrolase family protein produces the protein MKLFTNLFFLTFFIVGCSQNVPTPQERKATALSLGNKYNLKEQIYSTKEFDIFSLQTNIKECKNIKVYIEGDGLAWISRNRISKNPTPINPLGLKLMNMDNSSCKIYLARPCQYLTKKNCDNKYWTSHRFSNIVIQSYDEVLNNVKLKYDNTSFTLIGYSGGGAIVTLIATKRDDINKLITIAGNLNPTKWVDIHNIYPLNGSLNPIDYTSKLENIKQYHLIGKNDRIIPKEIFFSYKSKFHNKTNIKYKIYDASHSKGWEKSYKEFLKDSILEK
- a CDS encoding autotransporter family protein, which produces MKNSIDYKSRFRILKGGKVSLVVSALLLGSVISLSDAATISTAVTTTQSHDLSTTDIDITSTGSITIVDDTEFAVIANDSGQINEEHFISNAGIIEIERDLDVTAIQVDGLNEGNILNSGRITSKSRNGDATGIYTNENSDTIENSGTITATGKHASGIFNMDNNYGSIVNSGTITATGKYASGISNMDNYYGNIVNSGTITATGTYAAGIYNTNNYYGSIENTGSITVDTSSRNVGIESDSKYESSIINSGTIMATINGKADANAYSLSLFDSSSTSTALNDTSGKLYGNIQIEGLKFTNKGLISLPYNATGTDSAKISDFTQTQTGKLQIGLFTDGSTTTYSQLSTDDATFEDGSTIDVNVLSSSTNSELLIGQKLDDIVTASNSLTLDGTLNVTDNSALLNFEYVKDGETLDLNVVEGTTLLNATSTGGGNSTTKAAASALQTIQNAGTNTAMSQVFTALNKLSTNKEVANAVESTTPQNAGSTVGAVGQISNTITGIVDQRQNITMGGLNSGDEMFSQKSVWIKPFGSFGSQNDKDGLNGFDLKAHGIGVGIDGEYKPNQTLGFGFFYTNANVDVNNVSQKSDLDVFTTLVYGNVPVLDEKTNLLYQVGYSWQKTNGERSIFTGDTARSKYTSKTASLDLKLVRDYKINDDLLLQPMISTTYRHFTNPSYSETGAGALNLAIKKFTSTELLLGVGTLANYKLNNDSRIVGSVNIGYNLHDRQQSVTASYQGATGVSFDTTGIDNGRWSYDLGVGYEMDINDTSNINFSYNRQGQGSDFTNNTFSAKYVLKF